TGTAACGGTAGCACCCTTAATGAGGGTAGCCTTCAGGGTACGACCACCAGTAGCGGGAGCGGCCTTAGCCTTAGTTGCTGTAGCGGCAGGAGCATCGGAAGAAGAGGCCTTCTTCAGGTTCTTGTTACGGGCTTCGGCTTTTGCACGTTCAGCTTCAGCAGCAGCTTCGATCTTAGCATAGTCCGCGGCATCCACCTTGGACATGTGAGTACGCACGGTCACACCGGCGTCACGAAGCAGCTTCATCACTAAATCGACCTTTACGCCGTGAGATTCAGCCCAATCTGTAGGTTTAATTTGATTATCAATTGCCATGAATTAGCCTATTCCAATATCCTTGTCTAAAACCGTTTTGCTTAGTGAGCCCTGCGAGCGTTATTTGCATGACCGAGGTCAGCAGCGGAGGGAGCCATCACCTTAGCCTTGGCTTCGTCATCCTTTTCGGACCATTCCTTTTCACCGAAAACGTCCAGGTTGCGCTTTACGAGTTCAGCAGCGAGCTTCACGTTCTGGCCATTCTTACCGATAGCAAGAGCCAGGTTTTCGTCGCTGATGATCACCACAGTACGGAGGGTTTCGGGAACGTGCATGAGCTTGACCACATTTGCCGGAGCGAGAGCACGCTGGATGAACACATCCAGGTCCGGATTCCACTGGACGATATCGATACGTTCGTTACCCAGTTCGCGGACGATCGTCTGAACACGAGCACCCTTCATACCGACGCATGCGCCAACGGGGTCGATCTTTTCGTCACGAGAGTAAACGGCAATCTTTGCACGGAAACCAGGTTCACGAGCCACACCCTTGATTTCCACAGTGTTTTCATAAATTTCGGGAACTTCCTGACGGAACAGTTCCTTGAGGAAGTCGCCATTTGCGCGGGACAGGATCACCTGGGCGCCGTTCTTGGAAGATTCTTCCACGCGGGCGATCACAGCCTTGATGGAATTACCCTGAGCCCAACGTTCGCGGCTAATCTGTTCACGGGGCGGAATCATCGCTTCGGTCTTACCGAGGCGAACGATAATATTACGTTGTTCCAAACGGATCACTTCGCCGCTCACCATAGAACCGATACGGCTGCGGTAGGTGTCCATGATCTTCTGACGTTCTGCGTCGCGGATCTGCTGGTTCAACAGCTGCTTTGCAGTCTGGATAGCCTGACGGCCAAATGCAGCAATAGGAATTTCCATTTCAAGGAAGTCACCGGGCTGAGCATCTTCGTTGAAGTCACGGGCTTCATCGACCAGCATGTAACCCTTGTCCAGTTCTTCCACTTCGTCAGCGGTCATGTTCGGATCGTAATCGGGATAGTCATCCACCACAGCCACACGCAGGTAGACGTGGACTTCGTTGGTTTCCATATCGAAATCAACTTCGATCTTCTTTTCGATGTGCAGGTACTTGCGAGCAGCGGTAATCAAAGCTTCCTTGAGAGCGTCAATTACAGCGGTGTCTTCCATATCCTTGGCTTCGACAACGCCCTTCAGCACTTCGACCAAATTAACTTTCGGTTCGTTCTTCATAACATGACCTTCTTTTAGATTTGTACATCCACTTTCGCTACCAGCACTTCGCTACGAGGAACGACGACGTTCTCGGGATTGCCCTTAATGGTAAGCGTCAAATTTTCTTCGTCCGCATCGACCAGGGTGCCAACAACAGGCTTACCGGTACTGCGGGTCACTCGAATCAGGCGACCCTTGTTGCGGGTAAAATCAGCAACCGACTTCAGGGGGCGGTCCAACCCCGGGGAAGACACTTCCAGAGTGTAAGCCCCTTCAATAATTTCGGGATCCAGGTCCAGAGCGTCGGACAGATGACGGCTCACGGCAGAGCAATCATCAATAGTCACACCTTCCGGCTTGTCGATATAAAGACGCAGCGTCTTACGCTTTCCGGCGCGGAACATATCCTGTTCCACCAAGGTGACACCCACAGCCTCACAAGCCTCTTCAATCAGTGAATCCAACTTTGCGTTAGCCAAATAGACCTCTTATATAAAAATTGCCGTCCGCTAACGGATGCCGCCAGCCAGGTTCTAGGCAGAGCGATATCCACGGACAGTCTTAAACCGGGTACAAATAGAGAAAAAAATTGGAGTGTGGGCAACACACTCCTGTGTTTCAAAGGCCTTTTAAGGGGTATAAATCCTATTCCTTGGGACGATCCACCCTGTTATGCACCAAAATCCAGTCATTCAAGGCCAGAATCGAATCCAGCTGAGCCATCATCCTGGTCGCAATATTCCGATAGGACTCACCCTTATCGAAGTAGTTCTCGTTTTCTTCATCATCATGGCTAAGGAAAATCATGGGAGAAGATTCCCCGGAAGCATCGGCAATTAATCGATACTTGTCGTTGCTCATCGCCATCTTTCCGGAATGGGAGCCAATAGCAAAGGAACCATGCCACTGATCGCCATCTTCCTCACGAAGACAACCTCTCCAATATTTTGCACCCTTTCTAAAAAGATTGTGCCCCATAAAGGAGTTGGGAGCATCCACCCGGGCAAGAGCCAAGATCGTAGGCGCCACATCGCTTTGGCTGGCAGCTTCGTAAATGAGATTTCCATGAGCACCATCAGGAGTCACAAGGGTATCCAGACGATGGGGAAGTCCCGGACCATTCACCACAAATGGAATCCAGGTCACATTGGAATAGGCGTCGCTACCGATAGCGGAAACCCCATGCTCTCCCTGCGGGAAACCATGGTCGCCAAGGACAATCACATAGGTATTCTTGAACCAGGGTTCGCCAGATAGTTTGTTCAAAAAACGTCCCATCTGGGCATCCGCCCAATGCATGGTCCAGCGCATACGTTCCGCCTGAGGCAAAGCCTTTGCAGAATCAGGCATTCCAGGAACAAGATTGAAAGGATAATGATTACTGCGGGTAATCATGGAAGCGATAAACGGCTTATTCTCGCTTGCAGCAGCAGGAGCAAGACTATCCTTGATAAAGGCAGCAGTCACATCAAAGAAGGTGGAGTCGTCCTCATATTGACGGTCATAGTGCGTACGTTCGTACCACTTCTGGAACCACACGGAAAGATTATCCCAGGCAGGATCCGCAGCCGCAAAGAACTGAGCCTTGTAGCCCGCATCCCTCAGGATCGAAGCAAAACTAGGTGCATCAATGTAAGTCAGTTCCGATGCAGTCTGTTTAAAGCGGTGAGGCGGGAAACCGAAGTGAGTCGAAAGTACTCCACCGACAGTGGGAATTCCACTTGTATAGAATTTGGTGCAAGCCATCCCTTCTCGAGACAAGGAGTCTAAAACAGGCGTTGCACTCGGGCGGTTCTCCTTACGATCCTTCCATTCATTCATGAATCCCACATTCATACCACGATGGGATTCCATGAAAATGACGAGGAAATTAGGGCGGACAATTTCACCGCTGACAGAGTCAACCGTTATCGGCAAGTAAGACAATTCCGCCGTCGTATCTTTACGGACACGGTACAACGGATAGTCATCATCAGGATACTCGTAGAGGTTGGCGTTGTCCCCTTCCACTTCCGCCCAGATTCTACGGGCTGTTTCCGTAGCAGCCTTTAAATAGGCAGGGTCCATCTCCCCTTCCCCCGTAATAATCTTCTGGATATCCCGGGTAAAGATGCTGACCACAGGTTCCAGCTTGCGCATACGGTTGCCACCCGTCCAGATGACCTTCAGGAAAAGTTCGGATGCGCCAAAGAACGCCACACAGCCTATAAGCCAGACCTTCAGGAGGCCACCCCTATAATTCCTCTTGCGGAACCTACCGAAAATAAACTTCCCTAGAAGTACCGCCGCAGGAATCATGGTCACGCATAAAAACCACTGCAGGTAAGGTACCGA
The sequence above is drawn from the Fibrobacter sp. UWR4 genome and encodes:
- the nusA gene encoding transcription termination factor NusA; translation: MKNEPKVNLVEVLKGVVEAKDMEDTAVIDALKEALITAARKYLHIEKKIEVDFDMETNEVHVYLRVAVVDDYPDYDPNMTADEVEELDKGYMLVDEARDFNEDAQPGDFLEMEIPIAAFGRQAIQTAKQLLNQQIRDAERQKIMDTYRSRIGSMVSGEVIRLEQRNIIVRLGKTEAMIPPREQISRERWAQGNSIKAVIARVEESSKNGAQVILSRANGDFLKELFRQEVPEIYENTVEIKGVAREPGFRAKIAVYSRDEKIDPVGACVGMKGARVQTIVRELGNERIDIVQWNPDLDVFIQRALAPANVVKLMHVPETLRTVVIISDENLALAIGKNGQNVKLAAELVKRNLDVFGEKEWSEKDDEAKAKVMAPSAADLGHANNARRAH
- the rimP gene encoding ribosome maturation factor RimP; translation: MANAKLDSLIEEACEAVGVTLVEQDMFRAGKRKTLRLYIDKPEGVTIDDCSAVSRHLSDALDLDPEIIEGAYTLEVSSPGLDRPLKSVADFTRNKGRLIRVTRSTGKPVVGTLVDADEENLTLTIKGNPENVVVPRSEVLVAKVDVQI
- a CDS encoding LTA synthase family protein, which codes for MENLFASQKRFKDVFRILSTVLAFWGIHAILRVLLLFRNNPYGIPFVSKPDWYIFHAICIDFIWLAEMALPFALLAFFLSPESKGRRFLGPVFTVLQSILLPFTLLDHEFCRFLGTHFSISLLDTYKDVSSLAMLIDYVAADQSVPYLQWFLCVTMIPAAVLLGKFIFGRFRKRNYRGGLLKVWLIGCVAFFGASELFLKVIWTGGNRMRKLEPVVSIFTRDIQKIITGEGEMDPAYLKAATETARRIWAEVEGDNANLYEYPDDDYPLYRVRKDTTAELSYLPITVDSVSGEIVRPNFLVIFMESHRGMNVGFMNEWKDRKENRPSATPVLDSLSREGMACTKFYTSGIPTVGGVLSTHFGFPPHRFKQTASELTYIDAPSFASILRDAGYKAQFFAAADPAWDNLSVWFQKWYERTHYDRQYEDDSTFFDVTAAFIKDSLAPAAASENKPFIASMITRSNHYPFNLVPGMPDSAKALPQAERMRWTMHWADAQMGRFLNKLSGEPWFKNTYVIVLGDHGFPQGEHGVSAIGSDAYSNVTWIPFVVNGPGLPHRLDTLVTPDGAHGNLIYEAASQSDVAPTILALARVDAPNSFMGHNLFRKGAKYWRGCLREEDGDQWHGSFAIGSHSGKMAMSNDKYRLIADASGESSPMIFLSHDDEENENYFDKGESYRNIATRMMAQLDSILALNDWILVHNRVDRPKE